One genomic segment of Canis aureus isolate CA01 chromosome 37, VMU_Caureus_v.1.0, whole genome shotgun sequence includes these proteins:
- the PRL gene encoding prolactin, translating into MDNKGWSLKGSLLLLLLLVSDLLLCQSVASLPICPSGAVNCQVSLRDLFDRAVILSHYIHNLSSEMFNEFDKRYAQGRGFITKAINSCHTSSLSTPEDKEQAQQIHHEDLLNLILRVLRSWNDPLYHLVTEVRGMQEAPDAILSRAIEIEEQNRRLLEGMEKIVGQVHPGIRENEVYSVWSGLPSLQMADEDTRLFAFYNLLHCLRRDSHKIDNYLKLLKCRIVYDSNC; encoded by the exons ATGGATAACAAAGGGTGGTCGCTGAAAG GGTcactcctgctcctgctgctgctggtgtCAGACCTGCTCCTGTGCCAGAGCGTGGCCTCCCTGCCCATCTGTCCCAGCGGGGCTGTCAACTGCCAGGTGTCCCTCCGAGACCTGTTTGACCGTGCAGTCATCCTGTCTCACTACATCCACAACCTCTCCTCGGAAATGTTCAACGAATTT GATAAAAGGTATGCCCAGGGCCGGGGGTTCATTACCAAGGCCATCAACAGCTGTCACACCTCCTCCCTCTCTACCCCTGAAGACAAGGAGCAAGCCCAACAGATCCAC CATGAAGACCTTCTGAATCTGATACTGAGGGTGCTGCGCTCCTGGAATGACCCCCTGTATCATCTAGTCACAGAAGTGCGGGGGATGCAAGAAGCCCCAGATGCAATTCTATCCAGAGCCATAGAGAttgaagaacaaaacagaagactTCTAGAGGGTATGGAGAAGATAGTTGGCCAG GTTCATCCTGGAATCAGAGAAAATGAGGTCTACTCTGTCTGGTCAGGACTTCCATCCCTGCAGATGGCGGATGAAGACACTCgcctttttgctttttataaccTGCTCCACTGCCTACGCAGGGATTCACATAAGATTGACAATTATCTCAAGCTCCTGAAGTGCCGAATCGTCTACGACAGCAACTGCTAA